The following proteins are co-located in the Hydrogenobacter hydrogenophilus genome:
- a CDS encoding ArnT family glycosyltransferase, translating to MLYLLLLITLVSYFFRLGSPQVWMPNESFYADASKNMIHTGNFITPYYNGELRLEKPPVTYWIISLGYYLFGINEFGLRFFHAVLGLLTGLITFLLAWEVLKDLKVSLLSALILLSSFQFFANSRYASPEIPFTFFITLSLYLWLKAYKKDSVFFMVPAFLSSSLAIMTKGPAGFVIPAGIVFIYLLFENPKELLKKRYYLLTLPFLPLGLWWHFYELFAHKEEFLKVFYQENIKRIHQGTDPFYFYLLDTLISFLPYSFLVFFAFFWSILKLRRELSFFIVWFLFVFTVFSIVKSKIPVYVLPAYPAMSVLTASFLLNTSWKKLTLGSSLFLTILLSLTIVIAVFYFSLNKFFLLLAFLPLLMLPKSYILSPLVGGIAFLVFVNAGLVEYLEKFRHYREVGNYIKALDPKGSLKVYELGYFHHNLPFYTDRKVLKDKKPDGSSIVIFRMGSFDDCKPLRVWKLYTSSESRLLVFLLDTKRGKRFEDFGVCVYN from the coding sequence ATGCTGTATTTGCTTTTGCTAATTACTTTAGTAAGCTACTTTTTTCGCTTAGGATCACCTCAGGTTTGGATGCCCAACGAGTCTTTTTATGCAGACGCGTCAAAAAACATGATACACACGGGAAACTTTATAACACCTTACTATAACGGTGAGCTAAGACTTGAAAAACCTCCCGTGACCTACTGGATAATCTCCTTAGGATACTATCTTTTTGGAATTAACGAGTTTGGGCTTAGGTTTTTTCATGCAGTCCTTGGCTTGCTCACAGGTCTTATCACCTTCCTTTTAGCTTGGGAAGTTTTAAAAGACTTAAAAGTTTCCCTGTTATCAGCGCTTATACTCCTGTCTTCCTTTCAATTTTTTGCCAACTCAAGGTATGCATCTCCCGAAATACCCTTCACCTTTTTTATAACCCTCTCCCTTTACCTGTGGCTAAAAGCTTACAAAAAAGACAGTGTATTTTTTATGGTCCCTGCCTTTCTTTCATCCTCCTTAGCCATTATGACAAAAGGCCCTGCAGGCTTTGTGATCCCTGCAGGCATTGTTTTTATCTATCTCCTTTTTGAAAACCCAAAGGAACTACTTAAAAAACGCTACTACTTATTGACACTCCCCTTTTTACCCCTTGGCCTTTGGTGGCACTTTTACGAACTTTTTGCTCACAAAGAGGAATTTTTAAAGGTATTTTACCAAGAAAACATCAAAAGAATACATCAAGGTACAGATCCCTTTTACTTTTACCTTCTTGATACCCTAATTAGCTTCCTGCCTTACTCCTTTTTAGTGTTTTTTGCCTTCTTTTGGTCTATTCTTAAGTTAAGAAGGGAGCTTTCCTTTTTCATAGTTTGGTTTTTATTTGTTTTTACAGTTTTTAGTATAGTAAAGTCCAAAATACCTGTTTATGTGCTTCCCGCTTATCCTGCCATGTCAGTACTTACCGCAAGCTTTTTGTTAAACACCAGCTGGAAGAAGCTCACCTTAGGTTCTTCTCTCTTTTTAACCATCCTTTTATCCTTAACTATAGTCATAGCGGTTTTCTACTTTAGCCTGAATAAGTTTTTCTTACTTTTGGCTTTTTTACCCCTTCTTATGCTTCCTAAGAGTTATATACTTTCTCCTTTGGTGGGAGGTATAGCTTTCCTTGTGTTTGTAAATGCAGGCTTAGTGGAATATCTTGAAAAGTTTAGGCATTACAGAGAAGTGGGGAATTACATAAAAGCTCTTGATCCAAAAGGCAGTCTAAAAGTTTACGAGCTTGGCTACTTCCACCACAATCTACCCTTTTACACAGACAGAAAGGTGCTGAAAGATAAAAAACCCGACGGATCTTCAATAGTCATATTCAGGATGGGATCCTTTGACGATTGCAAGCCTTTGCGAGTATGGAAGTTATACACATCTTCCGAATCAAGACTCTTGGTATTTTTGCTTGACACCAAAAGAGGAAAGAGGTTTGAGGATTTTGGTGTGTGCGTCTATAATTAG
- the glp gene encoding molybdopterin molybdotransferase MoeA → MISYEEAISTVLEHTRVIDTERVFINQALGRVLAEDVLSDTDKPPFDNSAMDGYAVRHEDIKLASEENPVKLKVVGELSAGEDKSIVVEKGTAVVIFTGAPIPQGADTVIPFEMVQKEGDHILIKHPLKAWSNIRKKGEEVKQGELLIKKGTHIRPYEVGIMASVNKVLVSVYRKPKVAILVTGDEIKDVGEIIEKPTQIRSSNSYVLISQVIRSGGEPHYLGIVKDDQEEITRALAHLKDYDVFITTGGVSMGGKDYVQYLVRECGVDVKFHKVRIKPAKPVLFGTYGERGLFFGLPGNPVSCSMAFDLIVHPALLKMSGRSDYAHKTFKAILKEDFSRKDAERREFVRSYVWFEEDKAYCSYSPKTQSHMLTSYIDMNAYMVVYEGIKEIKKDSLVDVILFP, encoded by the coding sequence ATGATATCGTACGAAGAAGCTATTTCTACAGTCCTTGAACATACAAGAGTAATAGATACCGAAAGGGTGTTTATAAACCAAGCTTTGGGAAGGGTGCTTGCAGAAGATGTACTTTCTGATACAGACAAACCGCCCTTTGACAACTCAGCCATGGATGGGTATGCAGTCAGACACGAAGACATAAAGTTAGCTTCTGAAGAGAATCCTGTAAAACTTAAGGTGGTAGGTGAACTGTCCGCAGGAGAGGATAAAAGTATAGTCGTTGAAAAAGGCACCGCAGTAGTTATATTCACGGGAGCACCTATTCCACAAGGTGCTGACACGGTAATCCCCTTTGAGATGGTTCAGAAAGAAGGTGATCACATACTCATAAAACACCCCCTAAAGGCTTGGAGCAACATAAGAAAGAAGGGAGAGGAAGTAAAACAGGGTGAACTCCTTATAAAAAAAGGCACACACATAAGACCCTACGAAGTGGGCATAATGGCATCGGTAAACAAGGTTCTTGTTTCTGTTTATAGAAAGCCAAAGGTAGCTATATTAGTAACGGGTGATGAGATAAAGGATGTGGGAGAGATTATAGAGAAACCTACCCAAATAAGAAGCTCCAACAGTTATGTGCTTATATCACAAGTCATAAGAAGCGGTGGGGAACCCCATTATTTGGGTATAGTCAAGGATGATCAAGAAGAGATAACTCGTGCATTAGCCCATTTGAAAGACTATGACGTATTTATAACCACCGGTGGTGTGTCTATGGGAGGCAAGGACTATGTTCAGTATCTGGTCAGAGAGTGCGGAGTGGATGTAAAGTTTCACAAAGTGCGCATAAAGCCGGCAAAGCCAGTTCTTTTTGGCACTTACGGAGAGAGAGGTTTGTTCTTTGGACTTCCGGGCAATCCAGTATCTTGCAGTATGGCTTTTGACCTTATAGTACATCCTGCTTTGCTCAAAATGTCAGGAAGGAGCGATTATGCACACAAGACCTTCAAAGCTATTCTCAAAGAGGACTTTTCAAGAAAGGACGCGGAAAGAAGAGAATTCGTAAGGTCCTACGTGTGGTTTGAAGAAGATAAGGCTTACTGCTCTTACTCTCCCAAGACCCAATCTCATATGCTAACTTCCTACATAGATATGAACGCATACATGGTAGTTTACGAAGGTATAAAAGAGATAAAAAAGGATAGCCTTGTAGATGTGATACTATTTCCTTAA